Proteins encoded by one window of Ascochyta rabiei chromosome 1, complete sequence:
- a CDS encoding adenyl-nucleotide exchange factor sse1, with protein MSVVGIDMGTLNSVIAVARNRGVDVIANEVSNRATPSLVGFGPKSRYIGEAAKNQEISNLKNTVSSFVRLAGRSLNDPDVQVEQDFVSAPLVDINGQVGAEVSYLGKKEQFTATQITAMYLTRMRATASTELKLPVNDVVLSCPVWYTDAQRRALLDAAQIAGLNCLRLINDNTAVALGYGITKLDLPTAEEKPKRVCFVNIGHSNYTATVVEFKKGELAVKSSAWDRHFGGRYIDKALVEHFAKEFDEKYKINVMENGKARFRLAAGVEKLKKVLSANNMAPINVESIMNDVDVRGMLKREELEELIKPLLERATAPIEQALAEAKLKPEDIDHVEMVGGCTRVPSLKAAIQEYFGGKTLSFTLNQDEAVARGCAFSCAILSPVFRVRDFSIHDMVNYPIEFTWEKSEDIPDEDTNLTVFNKGNVMPSTKILTFYRKHAFDLEAKYAKPEQLPGKANPWIGRFSVKGVKEDPKGDFMICKLKARLNIHGVLNVESGYYVEEVEVEEPIPEPEGEKKEGEMDVDKEKEPPKMRKVKKQQRKGDLPLSAGTASLDDSTKSLQAERENAMIMEDKLVQDTENEKNNLESMIYELKDKIIDQYAEFASDDEKSRLTAKLEQIEDWLYEDGEDASKAQYVSKKEDIRSIAGPIVQRYNDKLQEEESKKREKWEKEAAAKQAEIERQKREAESKKDGQAPQTEEKDTEMADAETTKPDSVEES; from the exons ATGTCTGTTGTGGGCATTGATATGGGTACGCTCAACAGCGTCATTGCTGTTGCGCGTAACCGTGGTGTCGATGTG ATCGCAAACGAAGTCTCCAACCGCGCGACACC GTCGCTGGTTGGTTTTGGACCTAAGAGCAGATACATTGGCGAGGCCGCAAAGAACCAGGAAATCTCCAACCTCAAGAACACCGTCTCGTCGTTTGTCCGCCTCGCCGGCCGCTCCCTCAACGACCCCGATGTCCAGGTCGAGCAGGACTTCGTCTCGGCCCCGCTTGTCGACATCAACGGCCAGGTCGGTGCTGAGGTCAGCTACCTGGGCAAGAAGGAGCAGTTCACTGCCACCCAGATCACAGCCATGTACCTGACCCGCATGCGCGCAACTGCATCCACAGAGCTCAAGCTGCCCGTCAACGATGTTGTGCTGTCTTGCCCCGTCTGGTACACCGACGCCCAGCGCCGCGCACTGCTCGACGCTGCTCAGATTGCCGGCCTCAACTGCTTGAGGCTGATCAACGACAACACGGCTGTCGCTCTCGGCTACGGCATCACAAAGCTCGACCTCCCCACAGCAGAAGAGAAGCCCAAGCGCGTCTGCTTTGTCAACATCGGCCACAGCAACTACACAGCGACCGTCGTTGAGTTCAAGAAGGGAGAGCTCGCAGTCAAGTCGAGCGCGTGGGACCGCCACTTCGGTGGTCGTTACATCGACAAGGCCCTCGTTGAGCACTTCGCCAAGGAGTTTGACGAGAAGTACAAGATCAACGTCATGGAGAACGGCAAGGCTCGTTTCCGTCTGGCTGCTGGTGTTGAGAAGCTCAAGAAGGTTCTCTCCGCAAACAACATGGCTCCCATCAACGTTGAGTCGATAATGAACGACGTCGACGTGCGCGGTATGCTCAAGCGCGAGGAGCTCGAGGAGCTTATCAAGCCCCTTCTGGAGCGTGCTACTGCTCCTATCGAGCAGGCGCTTGCCGAGGCCAAGCTCAAGCCCGAGGACATTGACCACGTCGAGATGGTCGGTGGTTGCACACGTGTTCCTTCCCTCAAGGCCGCGATCCAGGAGTACTTCGGCGGCAAGACTCTTTCCTTCACGCTCAACCAGGACGAGGCCGTCGCACGTGGTTGCGCTTTCAGCTGCGCCATCCTCTCCCCCGTGTTCCGTGTCCGTGACTTCTCTATTCACGACATGGTCAACTACCCGATCGAATTCACTTGGGAGAAGTCGGAGGACATCCCCGACGAGGATACCAACCTCACAGTCTTCAACAAGGGCAACGTTATGCCATCCACTAAGATCCTCACTTTCTACCGAAAGCACGCTTTCGACCTGGAGGCCAAATACGCCAAGCCTGAGCAGCTGCCCGGCAAGGCCAACCCATGGATCGGTCGTTTCTCTGTCAAGGGCGTCAAGGAGGACCCCAAGGGTGACTTCATGATCTGCAAGCTCAAGGCTCGCCTGAACATTCACGGTGTTCTGAACGTCGAGTCTGGGTACTATGTCgaggaggtcgaggtcgaggagcCCATTCCCGAGCCCGAGggcgagaagaaggagggtGAA ATGGACGTCGATAAGGAGAAGGAGCCCCCAAAGATGCGCAAGGTTAAGAAGCAGCAGAGGAAGGGCGATCTTCCCCTGTCGGCAGGCACAGCTTCGCTCGATGACTCCACCAAGAGCCTTCAGGCCGAGCGTGAGAACGCTATGATTATGGAGGACAAGCTTGTTCAGGACACTGAGAACGAGAAGAACAACCTGGAGAGCATGATCTACGAGCTCAAGGACAAGATCATCGACCAGTACGCTGAGTTTGCCAGCGACGACGAGAAGTCAAGACTCACCGCCAAGCTCGAGCAGATTGAG GACTGGCTGTACGAAGATGGTGAGGACGCCTCCAAAGCACAATACGTCTCCAAGAAGGAGGATATCCGCTCGATCGCCGGACCCATCGTACAGCGCTACAACGACAAGCTCCAGGAGGAGGAGTCGAAAAAGCGTGAGAAATGGGAGAAGGAGGCCGCCGCAAAGCAGGCTGAGATCGAGCGTCAGAAGCGCGAGGCCGAGTCCAAGAAGGATGGCCAAGCTCCTCAGACAGAAGAGAAAGATACCGAAATGGCAGATGCCGAGACAACCAAGCCTGACTCTGTCGAGGAGTCGTAA
- a CDS encoding adenyl-nucleotide exchange factor sse1, variant 2, with product MSVVGIDMGTLNSVIAVARNRGVDVIANEVSNRATPSLVGFGPKSRYIGEAAKNQEISNLKNTVSSFVRLAGRSLNDPDVQVEQDFVSAPLVDINGQVGAEVSYLGKKEQFTATQITAMYLTRMRATASTELKLPVNDVVLSCPVWYTDAQRRALLDAAQIAGLNCLRLINDNTAVALGYGITKLDLPTAEEKPKRVCFVNIGHSNYTATVVEFKKGELAVKSSAWDRHFGGRYIDKALVEHFAKEFDEKYKINVMENGKARFRLAAGVEKLKKVLSANNMAPINVESIMNDVDVRGMLKREELEELIKPLLERATAPIEQALAEAKLKPEDIDHVEMVGGCTRVPSLKAAIQEYFGGKTLSFTLNQDEAVARGCAFSCAILSPVFRVRDFSIHDMVNYPIEFTWEKSEDIPDEDTNLTVFNKGNVMPSTKILTFYRKHAFDLEAKYAKPEQLPGKANPWIGRFSVKGVKEDPKGDFMICKLKARLNIHGVLNVESGYYVEEVEVEEPIPEPEGEKKEGEVRVPASPIDFEGNERSIEEPAAKRRKPSSEPVLARPASATVEQELTIDTQMDVDKEKEPPKMRKVKKQQRKGDLPLSAGTASLDDSTKSLQAERENAMIMEDKLVQDTENEKNNLESMIYELKDKIIDQYAEFASDDEKSRLTAKLEQIEDWLYEDGEDASKAQYVSKKEDIRSIAGPIVQRYNDKLQEEESKKREKWEKEAAAKQAEIERQKREAESKKDGQAPQTEEKDTEMADAETTKPDSVEES from the exons ATGTCTGTTGTGGGCATTGATATGGGTACGCTCAACAGCGTCATTGCTGTTGCGCGTAACCGTGGTGTCGATGTG ATCGCAAACGAAGTCTCCAACCGCGCGACACC GTCGCTGGTTGGTTTTGGACCTAAGAGCAGATACATTGGCGAGGCCGCAAAGAACCAGGAAATCTCCAACCTCAAGAACACCGTCTCGTCGTTTGTCCGCCTCGCCGGCCGCTCCCTCAACGACCCCGATGTCCAGGTCGAGCAGGACTTCGTCTCGGCCCCGCTTGTCGACATCAACGGCCAGGTCGGTGCTGAGGTCAGCTACCTGGGCAAGAAGGAGCAGTTCACTGCCACCCAGATCACAGCCATGTACCTGACCCGCATGCGCGCAACTGCATCCACAGAGCTCAAGCTGCCCGTCAACGATGTTGTGCTGTCTTGCCCCGTCTGGTACACCGACGCCCAGCGCCGCGCACTGCTCGACGCTGCTCAGATTGCCGGCCTCAACTGCTTGAGGCTGATCAACGACAACACGGCTGTCGCTCTCGGCTACGGCATCACAAAGCTCGACCTCCCCACAGCAGAAGAGAAGCCCAAGCGCGTCTGCTTTGTCAACATCGGCCACAGCAACTACACAGCGACCGTCGTTGAGTTCAAGAAGGGAGAGCTCGCAGTCAAGTCGAGCGCGTGGGACCGCCACTTCGGTGGTCGTTACATCGACAAGGCCCTCGTTGAGCACTTCGCCAAGGAGTTTGACGAGAAGTACAAGATCAACGTCATGGAGAACGGCAAGGCTCGTTTCCGTCTGGCTGCTGGTGTTGAGAAGCTCAAGAAGGTTCTCTCCGCAAACAACATGGCTCCCATCAACGTTGAGTCGATAATGAACGACGTCGACGTGCGCGGTATGCTCAAGCGCGAGGAGCTCGAGGAGCTTATCAAGCCCCTTCTGGAGCGTGCTACTGCTCCTATCGAGCAGGCGCTTGCCGAGGCCAAGCTCAAGCCCGAGGACATTGACCACGTCGAGATGGTCGGTGGTTGCACACGTGTTCCTTCCCTCAAGGCCGCGATCCAGGAGTACTTCGGCGGCAAGACTCTTTCCTTCACGCTCAACCAGGACGAGGCCGTCGCACGTGGTTGCGCTTTCAGCTGCGCCATCCTCTCCCCCGTGTTCCGTGTCCGTGACTTCTCTATTCACGACATGGTCAACTACCCGATCGAATTCACTTGGGAGAAGTCGGAGGACATCCCCGACGAGGATACCAACCTCACAGTCTTCAACAAGGGCAACGTTATGCCATCCACTAAGATCCTCACTTTCTACCGAAAGCACGCTTTCGACCTGGAGGCCAAATACGCCAAGCCTGAGCAGCTGCCCGGCAAGGCCAACCCATGGATCGGTCGTTTCTCTGTCAAGGGCGTCAAGGAGGACCCCAAGGGTGACTTCATGATCTGCAAGCTCAAGGCTCGCCTGAACATTCACGGTGTTCTGAACGTCGAGTCTGGGTACTATGTCgaggaggtcgaggtcgaggagcCCATTCCCGAGCCCGAGggcgagaagaaggagggtGAAGTACGTGTTCCAGCTTCCCCCATTGATTTTGAAGGCAACGAGCGATCCATCGAAGAGCCTGCAGCCAAACGGCGCAAGCCCAGCTCTGAACCTGTACTTGCGCGTCCTGCTTCTGCGACCGTTGAACAAGAGCTAACAATTGACACGCAGATGGACGTCGATAAGGAGAAGGAGCCCCCAAAGATGCGCAAGGTTAAGAAGCAGCAGAGGAAGGGCGATCTTCCCCTGTCGGCAGGCACAGCTTCGCTCGATGACTCCACCAAGAGCCTTCAGGCCGAGCGTGAGAACGCTATGATTATGGAGGACAAGCTTGTTCAGGACACTGAGAACGAGAAGAACAACCTGGAGAGCATGATCTACGAGCTCAAGGACAAGATCATCGACCAGTACGCTGAGTTTGCCAGCGACGACGAGAAGTCAAGACTCACCGCCAAGCTCGAGCAGATTGAG GACTGGCTGTACGAAGATGGTGAGGACGCCTCCAAAGCACAATACGTCTCCAAGAAGGAGGATATCCGCTCGATCGCCGGACCCATCGTACAGCGCTACAACGACAAGCTCCAGGAGGAGGAGTCGAAAAAGCGTGAGAAATGGGAGAAGGAGGCCGCCGCAAAGCAGGCTGAGATCGAGCGTCAGAAGCGCGAGGCCGAGTCCAAGAAGGATGGCCAAGCTCCTCAGACAGAAGAGAAAGATACCGAAATGGCAGATGCCGAGACAACCAAGCCTGACTCTGTCGAGGAGTCGTAA